A single genomic interval of Ramlibacter sp. harbors:
- a CDS encoding TRAP transporter small permease, with product MQRFRERYGLFLEWVVMALMAILFLEVTLGIVFRTLGHSLVWYDEVASVLLAWLTFYGSALASVKRAHIGCPELVDQLPPGGRRLAGLLGQVLVIGFFALLGWVGVTIMPVLSGDSMVSLPWVPMNVVQSVIPISSALILLAEVMYFIDLLSPQPAAGGATALSDGLH from the coding sequence ATGCAGCGATTTCGCGAACGGTACGGACTTTTCCTGGAGTGGGTGGTCATGGCGCTCATGGCCATCCTGTTCCTGGAGGTCACCCTGGGCATCGTGTTTCGCACGCTGGGACACTCCCTGGTCTGGTATGACGAAGTGGCTTCGGTGCTGCTGGCCTGGCTCACGTTCTACGGCTCGGCGCTGGCCTCGGTCAAGCGCGCGCACATCGGGTGCCCCGAGCTGGTCGACCAGTTGCCGCCCGGCGGGCGCCGCCTTGCCGGTTTGCTGGGCCAGGTGCTGGTGATCGGCTTCTTTGCGCTGCTGGGCTGGGTGGGCGTGACCATCATGCCGGTCCTGTCCGGCGACTCGATGGTCAGCCTGCCCTGGGTGCCCATGAACGTCGTGCAATCGGTGATTCCGATTTCCTCCGCCTTGATCCTGCTCGCTGAAGTGATGTACTTCATCGACCTGCTCAGTCCCCAGCCTGCGGCCGGTGGCGCCACTGCGCTGTCTGACGGCCTGCACTGA
- a CDS encoding TRAP transporter substrate-binding protein, with protein sequence MKAHFISAATGARLRSLAGISVAAFGLALASQGVALAQTELKLGHVGEPGSLFQASADEYAKRVNAKLAGKVKIVTYGSSQLGGDKEMIQKLKLGTIDMALPSTVMTSEVDLFGIFEMPYIVKDRAHMAKIEKEVFWPSIAPETEKKGLKVLAVWENGYRHITNNKKPIKVPADLGGIKLRVPEGKWRVKMFQTYGANPSPMKFSELFTALQTGVMDGQENPFTQIYSAKLQEVQKYLSLSGHVYTPAYLVVGSRRYGTLPADVRKVLEDTARETQAYVYATAVQQETELLAKLKQSGMQVNEVDKDAFIAASKPIYDEFGQDVAGAKPLIDKAVALGK encoded by the coding sequence ATGAAAGCTCACTTCATTTCCGCCGCCACAGGCGCACGGTTGCGCTCGCTGGCCGGCATTTCTGTGGCTGCCTTCGGGCTCGCACTGGCCAGCCAGGGCGTGGCGCTGGCGCAGACCGAACTCAAGCTGGGGCATGTCGGCGAACCAGGCTCGCTGTTCCAGGCCAGCGCCGACGAGTACGCCAAACGCGTCAACGCCAAACTGGCCGGCAAGGTGAAGATCGTGACCTACGGCTCCAGCCAGCTGGGCGGCGACAAGGAGATGATCCAGAAGCTCAAGCTGGGCACCATCGACATGGCTCTTCCTTCGACCGTGATGACCTCCGAGGTGGACCTGTTCGGCATTTTCGAGATGCCCTACATCGTCAAGGACCGGGCCCACATGGCGAAGATCGAGAAAGAGGTGTTCTGGCCCAGCATCGCGCCCGAGACCGAAAAGAAGGGCCTCAAGGTGCTGGCTGTCTGGGAAAACGGCTACCGCCACATCACCAACAACAAGAAACCCATCAAGGTGCCGGCCGACCTGGGCGGCATCAAGCTGCGGGTGCCCGAAGGCAAGTGGCGCGTGAAGATGTTCCAGACCTACGGCGCCAACCCGAGCCCGATGAAGTTCTCCGAACTGTTCACCGCGCTGCAGACCGGGGTGATGGACGGCCAGGAAAACCCGTTCACACAGATCTACTCGGCCAAGCTGCAGGAAGTGCAGAAGTACCTCTCGCTGTCGGGCCACGTCTACACGCCGGCCTACCTGGTGGTGGGCTCGCGCCGCTACGGCACGCTGCCCGCCGATGTGCGCAAGGTGCTGGAAGACACGGCGCGCGAGACGCAGGCCTATGTCTATGCCACGGCTGTGCAGCAGGAAACCGAACTGCTGGCCAAGCTCAAGCAAAGCGGCATGCAGGTCAATGAGGTGGACAAGGACGCGTTCATCGCCGCCAGCAAGCCCATCTATGACGAGTTTGGCCAGGACGTCGCCGGCGCCAAGCCGCTGATCGACAAGGCCGTGGCCCTGGGCAAGTAA
- a CDS encoding aminotransferase class V-fold PLP-dependent enzyme: protein MLTLDYHPTGRHFLQIPGPSPVPDRILRAMSLPTIDHRGPEFGALGLKVLADIQKIFQTRHPVVIYPASGTGAWEAALSNVLSPGDAVLMYETGHFASLWHKMATRLGVKPEFLALPGAEHGVPASWRRGVQPELIEARLKADGQQQIKAVCVVHNETSTGVTSDIAAVRRAIDAAGHPALLLVDSISGLASADYRHDEWGVDVTVSGSQKGLMLPPGMSFNALSPRAIEASKAATLPKAFWAWDEIVEMNKGGYWPYTPNTNLLYGLSEACDMLLGQPGGLEAVFARHRRWGEGVRAGVRAWGLEIQCADAAVYSPVLTGVIMPEGVDADAVRKLIYERFDCSLGTGLGRVRGRMFRIGHLGDCNDLTLLAALAGCEMGLKLSGVRLAGSAVQAAMDYFAAHPVALPLLKAA, encoded by the coding sequence ATGTTGACGCTTGACTACCATCCCACGGGGCGGCACTTTCTCCAGATTCCTGGCCCTTCGCCCGTGCCGGACCGCATCCTGCGGGCCATGAGCCTGCCGACCATCGATCACCGCGGCCCCGAGTTCGGCGCGCTCGGACTCAAGGTGCTGGCCGACATCCAGAAAATCTTCCAGACGCGGCACCCGGTGGTGATCTATCCGGCGTCGGGCACCGGTGCCTGGGAAGCGGCGCTGAGCAATGTGCTGAGCCCGGGCGATGCCGTCCTGATGTACGAGACCGGACACTTTGCGTCGCTGTGGCACAAGATGGCGACCCGCCTGGGTGTCAAGCCCGAGTTCCTGGCGCTGCCTGGCGCGGAGCACGGCGTGCCCGCCAGCTGGCGCCGTGGGGTGCAGCCGGAGTTGATCGAGGCGCGGCTCAAGGCCGACGGCCAGCAGCAGATCAAGGCGGTGTGCGTGGTCCACAACGAGACCTCCACCGGCGTGACCAGCGACATTGCCGCGGTGCGCCGCGCCATCGACGCGGCCGGCCACCCGGCGCTGCTGCTGGTGGACAGCATTTCGGGCCTGGCCAGCGCCGACTACCGCCATGACGAATGGGGCGTGGACGTGACGGTGAGCGGGTCGCAGAAAGGCCTGATGCTGCCGCCGGGCATGAGCTTCAATGCGCTGTCGCCCAGGGCCATCGAGGCCAGCAAGGCGGCGACCCTGCCCAAGGCCTTCTGGGCCTGGGACGAAATTGTCGAGATGAACAAGGGCGGCTACTGGCCCTACACGCCCAATACCAACCTGTTGTACGGCCTGAGCGAGGCCTGCGACATGCTGTTGGGCCAGCCCGGTGGTCTTGAAGCGGTGTTCGCGCGGCACCGGCGCTGGGGTGAGGGCGTGCGCGCCGGCGTCCGGGCCTGGGGGCTTGAGATCCAGTGCGCTGATGCGGCTGTTTATTCCCCCGTGCTCACCGGTGTGATCATGCCCGAGGGGGTGGACGCCGATGCCGTGCGCAAGCTCATCTACGAGCGCTTTGACTGCTCGCTGGGCACCGGCCTGGGGCGGGTCAGGGGCCGCATGTTCCGCATTGGCCACCTGGGCGACTGCAATGACCTGACCCTGCTCGCGGCGCTCGCGGGCTGCGAGATGGGGCTCAAGCTCTCGGGCGTGCGGCTCGCGGGCTCGGCGGTGCAGGCAGCCATGGATTATTTTGCAGCCCACCCTGTGGCGCTGCCGTTGCTCAAGGCAGCCTGA
- a CDS encoding GntR family transcriptional regulator yields MTADIISIPRTALHEQVANRLRQMLVESRIAPGAKLNERELSEVLSVSRTPLREAIKMLAAEGLVELLPNRGAIAVELTESDVLNTFEVMAGLEGQSGELAAQRITDAELAEIKAMQFEMMAAWTRRDLSNYYRLNAQIHSAINAAAKNPVLTATYRQVNARLQALRFRSNQDEDKWRRAVKEHEQMVEALAARDAAGMRQVLVAHLEHKRDVVVEQLRREAPAALREGA; encoded by the coding sequence ATGACCGCAGACATCATCTCGATCCCGCGCACCGCGCTGCATGAACAGGTGGCCAATCGGCTGCGCCAGATGCTGGTGGAAAGCCGCATTGCCCCGGGTGCCAAACTCAACGAGCGTGAACTCAGCGAGGTGCTCAGTGTGTCCCGCACGCCCCTGCGTGAAGCCATCAAGATGCTGGCCGCCGAAGGCCTGGTGGAACTGCTGCCCAACCGGGGCGCCATTGCCGTGGAGCTCACCGAGAGCGACGTTCTCAACACCTTCGAGGTCATGGCCGGGCTGGAAGGCCAGTCCGGTGAACTGGCGGCGCAACGCATCACCGACGCCGAACTGGCCGAGATCAAGGCCATGCAGTTCGAGATGATGGCCGCCTGGACCCGGCGCGACCTGTCCAACTACTACCGGCTCAACGCGCAGATCCACAGCGCGATCAACGCCGCCGCCAAGAACCCGGTGCTGACCGCCACCTACCGGCAGGTCAATGCCCGCCTGCAGGCCCTGCGCTTTCGCTCCAACCAGGACGAGGACAAGTGGCGGCGTGCCGTCAAGGAGCATGAACAGATGGTCGAAGCCCTGGCGGCGCGCGACGCCGCCGGCATGCGCCAGGTGCTGGTGGCGCACCTGGAGCACAAGCGTGACGTGGTGGTGGAGCAACTGCGCCGCGAAGCACCCGCGGCGCTGCGCGAGGGCGCCTGA
- a CDS encoding FAD-binding protein: MNAPLPLAVTRDNAGAAYDAVSHASNEVAGRLAARLGSETQGEVLFSPADRGRYATDASIYQVMPVGVFVPKSADDVQLAIDICRDLKVPVVPRGGGTSQCGQTVGAGLVIDCSRHVRNILSFDAAARTAVVEPGMVLDHLNAALKKLGLWFPVDVSTSAQATLGGMAGNNSCGSRSIAWGNMVHNVLGAQAWTSDGALHRFERYEDCTGHARDLGRWVRDLAMNLRPEIERQWPKVLRRVAGYNLDIFHNQSEKPYTRDGSVNLAHLLVGSEGTLAVTRSLTLQLAELPKAKVLGVVNFPTFYQAMDSAQHIVRLGDGTLTAVELVDRTMIELSLQNPAFAPIIRTAVIGQPDAVLLVEFSGADRAALVRQLDRLVELMGDLGLPGSVVRMTDEVPQKNLWEVRKAGLNIMMSLKGDGKPVSFIEDCAVPLQHLAEYTDALTQVFRRHGSKGTWYAHASVGTLHVRPILDMRQDGPQGGASKMRAIAEEAAALVRKYKGAYSGEHGDGLCRGEWIGWQFGPKINEAFSEIKTFFDPINLFSPQRIIDPPRMDDTRLMRFPPSYRVIPLTPALDWSAWNVQNDPVTERTTAPGTGGDPAQGFAKAVEMCNNNGHCRKFDTGTMCPSYRVTRDEKHLTRGRANTLRLALSGQLEGIGAQDGLTSEAVREAMDLCVGCKGCKRDCPTGVDMAKMKVEFLHHYKARHGHTLRDKAVAYLPEYARWASRFAPLLNLRNRWGWLASLGEQVLGFSARRSLPQWQRRHAFNASAPGATREQVLAAARPVVLFVDTFNGHFESDNVSSALKVLGAAGYTAHLATKSGADDGGHLCCGRTYLATGMVAQARAKAAELVNALLPFAERGIAIVGLEPSCLLTLRDETLAMGLGAAAQTVAGQALMLEEFLAREALAGRLDPLKASLRPMTQPLLVHGHCHQKAFGAVSPILEVLRLIPGAEPELIESSCCGMAGSFGYEASHHEVSMQMAELSLLPAVRKQPDAVVVADGTSCRHQIRDGAGRDAIHVAQLLAAQLGA, encoded by the coding sequence ATGAACGCCCCGCTCCCCCTGGCCGTCACACGCGACAACGCCGGCGCAGCCTACGACGCGGTCTCGCATGCGAGCAACGAAGTCGCGGGCCGGCTGGCGGCCCGCCTGGGCAGCGAAACACAGGGCGAGGTGTTGTTCTCGCCCGCGGACCGCGGGCGCTACGCCACCGATGCCTCGATCTACCAGGTCATGCCGGTCGGGGTGTTCGTGCCCAAAAGTGCCGACGACGTCCAGCTCGCCATCGACATCTGCCGCGACCTCAAGGTGCCGGTGGTGCCGCGCGGCGGCGGCACCAGCCAGTGCGGCCAGACCGTGGGGGCCGGGCTGGTGATCGACTGCTCCAGGCACGTGCGCAACATCCTGAGCTTTGACGCCGCGGCGCGCACGGCCGTGGTGGAGCCTGGCATGGTGCTGGACCATCTCAACGCCGCCCTGAAGAAGCTGGGCCTCTGGTTCCCCGTTGACGTGTCCACCAGCGCGCAGGCCACGCTGGGGGGCATGGCCGGCAACAACTCGTGTGGCAGCCGCAGCATCGCCTGGGGCAACATGGTGCACAACGTGCTCGGCGCACAGGCCTGGACCTCCGACGGCGCGCTGCACCGGTTCGAACGCTACGAGGACTGCACCGGGCATGCACGTGACCTGGGCCGCTGGGTGCGCGACCTGGCGATGAACCTGCGCCCCGAGATCGAGCGCCAATGGCCCAAGGTGCTGCGCCGGGTGGCCGGCTACAACCTGGACATCTTCCACAACCAGAGCGAGAAGCCCTACACCCGCGATGGCTCCGTCAATCTGGCCCACCTGCTGGTGGGCAGCGAGGGCACGCTGGCCGTCACGCGCTCGCTCACGCTTCAGCTGGCCGAGTTGCCCAAGGCCAAGGTGCTCGGGGTGGTGAACTTTCCCACCTTCTACCAGGCCATGGACTCGGCGCAGCACATCGTCAGGCTGGGTGACGGCACACTGACCGCGGTGGAGCTGGTCGACCGCACGATGATCGAGCTGTCATTGCAGAACCCCGCCTTCGCGCCCATCATCCGCACCGCCGTGATCGGCCAGCCCGATGCGGTTCTGCTGGTGGAGTTTTCCGGCGCCGACAGGGCCGCGCTGGTGCGCCAGCTGGACCGGCTGGTCGAGCTGATGGGCGACCTCGGCCTGCCCGGCTCGGTGGTGCGCATGACCGACGAGGTGCCGCAGAAAAACCTCTGGGAAGTCCGAAAGGCCGGGCTCAACATCATGATGAGCCTCAAGGGCGACGGCAAGCCCGTGAGCTTCATCGAGGATTGCGCGGTGCCGCTTCAGCACCTGGCCGAATACACCGACGCGCTGACCCAGGTGTTCCGCCGTCACGGCAGCAAGGGCACCTGGTACGCCCATGCGTCCGTCGGCACGCTGCATGTGCGGCCGATCCTGGACATGCGCCAGGACGGCCCCCAGGGCGGCGCCAGCAAGATGCGCGCGATCGCCGAGGAAGCCGCGGCCCTGGTGCGCAAGTACAAGGGCGCGTACAGCGGTGAGCACGGCGACGGCCTGTGCCGCGGCGAATGGATCGGCTGGCAGTTCGGGCCAAAAATCAATGAGGCCTTCAGCGAGATCAAGACCTTCTTCGACCCGATCAACCTGTTCAGCCCCCAGCGCATCATCGACCCGCCACGCATGGACGACACGCGGCTGATGCGCTTCCCGCCGAGCTACCGGGTGATTCCGCTCACACCCGCGCTCGACTGGAGCGCCTGGAACGTGCAGAACGACCCCGTGACCGAGCGCACCACCGCCCCGGGCACCGGTGGCGATCCGGCCCAGGGCTTTGCCAAGGCCGTGGAGATGTGCAACAACAACGGGCACTGCCGCAAATTCGACACCGGCACCATGTGCCCCAGCTACCGCGTGACACGCGACGAGAAGCACCTGACCCGCGGCCGCGCCAACACCTTGCGGCTGGCCCTGTCCGGCCAGCTGGAAGGCATTGGCGCGCAGGACGGCCTGACCAGCGAGGCCGTGCGCGAGGCCATGGACCTGTGCGTGGGCTGCAAGGGCTGCAAGCGCGACTGCCCCACCGGCGTGGACATGGCGAAGATGAAGGTGGAGTTCCTGCACCACTACAAGGCACGCCACGGCCACACGCTGCGGGACAAGGCGGTGGCCTACCTGCCCGAGTACGCGCGCTGGGCCAGCCGGTTTGCGCCCCTGCTCAACCTGCGCAACCGCTGGGGCTGGCTGGCCAGCCTGGGGGAGCAGGTGCTGGGATTCTCGGCCCGGCGCAGCCTGCCGCAATGGCAACGTCGCCATGCCTTCAACGCCAGCGCGCCCGGGGCCACGCGCGAGCAGGTGCTGGCGGCAGCCAGGCCGGTCGTGCTGTTCGTGGACACCTTCAATGGCCACTTCGAGTCCGACAACGTCAGTTCAGCGCTGAAAGTGCTTGGAGCGGCCGGCTACACTGCACACCTTGCTACAAAATCAGGAGCAGACGACGGCGGCCACCTGTGCTGTGGCCGGACCTATCTGGCCACCGGCATGGTGGCCCAGGCCCGCGCCAAAGCCGCTGAGCTGGTCAACGCGCTGCTGCCCTTCGCCGAGCGCGGCATCGCCATCGTCGGGCTTGAGCCATCCTGCCTGCTGACGCTGCGCGACGAAACGCTGGCCATGGGCCTGGGTGCGGCAGCGCAGACCGTGGCTGGCCAGGCCCTGATGCTGGAAGAGTTCCTGGCCCGCGAAGCCCTCGCGGGCCGACTCGATCCCCTCAAGGCCAGCCTGCGGCCCATGACCCAACCGCTGCTGGTGCATGGCCATTGCCACCAGAAGGCCTTTGGCGCAGTCAGCCCCATTCTGGAAGTGCTCAGGCTGATACCGGGCGCCGAGCCGGAACTGATCGAAAGCAGTTGCTGCGGCATGGCCGGCAGCTTTGGCTACGAAGCCAGCCACCATGAGGTGTCCATGCAGATGGCCGAGCTCAGCCTGCTGCCAGCCGTTCGCAAGCAGCCAGACGCCGTGGTGGTGGCCGACGGCACCAGCTGCCGCCACCAGATCCGCGACGGCGCCGGGCGCGATGCCATTCACGTGGCGCAATTGCTCGCGGCACAATTGGGCGCATGA
- a CDS encoding GNAT family N-acetyltransferase: protein MSPLIRPALPSDEAAWRQHWRGYCDFYNASVSDAVTQHTWTRILDPDASVMCIVAELRGTVVGFANCVVHQNTWELQAVCYLEDLYVAPEARGQGAGKAMIEWLRNAMRAEGWARIYWVTHQDNAIARELYDQFTPADGFVRYVLKS, encoded by the coding sequence ATGAGCCCGCTGATCCGCCCTGCCCTGCCTTCCGACGAAGCCGCCTGGCGCCAACACTGGCGCGGCTACTGCGACTTCTACAACGCCAGCGTGAGCGACGCCGTCACCCAGCACACCTGGACGCGCATCCTGGACCCGGACGCCTCGGTGATGTGCATCGTGGCCGAGCTGCGCGGCACGGTGGTCGGCTTCGCCAACTGCGTGGTGCACCAGAACACCTGGGAGCTGCAGGCCGTGTGTTACCTCGAAGACCTTTACGTGGCGCCCGAGGCCCGCGGTCAGGGGGCGGGCAAGGCCATGATCGAATGGCTGCGCAACGCCATGCGCGCCGAAGGCTGGGCCCGGATCTACTGGGTGACCCACCAGGACAACGCCATTGCCCGCGAGCTGTACGACCAGTTCACGCCAGCCGACGGCTTTGTGCGGTATGTGCTGAAAAGCTGA
- a CDS encoding VOC family protein, producing MSIELDHVIVSARDQRASARLLAELLGVRWAQSGAGPFSPVYVNQGLTLDFIDDATEFPVAHFCFRVSPEAFDGILARIRARGIPFRSSVRGPVDMAVNTDHGGRLIYWNEPDGHQWEILTVSYAREPS from the coding sequence ATGTCGATAGAGCTTGACCATGTGATCGTGTCCGCGCGGGACCAGCGTGCCTCGGCCCGGCTGCTGGCTGAACTGCTGGGGGTCCGCTGGGCGCAGAGCGGCGCAGGCCCTTTTTCGCCGGTGTATGTGAACCAGGGCCTGACACTGGATTTCATTGACGATGCGACGGAATTCCCCGTGGCGCATTTCTGCTTTCGCGTGAGCCCCGAAGCATTTGACGGCATCCTTGCGCGCATCCGCGCCCGGGGCATCCCGTTTCGCAGTTCGGTGCGCGGCCCGGTGGACATGGCCGTCAACACTGACCATGGCGGGCGCTTGATCTACTGGAACGAGCCCGATGGCCACCAGTGGGAAATTCTCACCGTGAGTTACGCGCGCGAGCCTTCGTGA
- a CDS encoding sulfite exporter TauE/SafE family protein — MSIPLALTGLAMGLAGGVHCAAMCGAACAGVVRLSSGPAALQPAGPLAARAVATRSAASATFTLQAGRLLGYGAAGALAATAMQSLAWITSQATVLRPVWTLFHAGLLAWGLMLLVLARQPAWADGAGRALWARVQPLTQAPGGLLATGALWALMPCGLLYSALLVAALSGGALQGALTMAMFAAGSSLSIVAAPWLLLKVHQRANHWRQDWGTRLAGLALVGIAGWAIWMDLLQRVGVWCE; from the coding sequence ATGTCCATCCCCCTTGCGCTGACCGGGCTGGCCATGGGCCTGGCCGGCGGTGTGCACTGCGCCGCCATGTGCGGTGCGGCCTGTGCGGGCGTTGTGCGGCTGTCATCCGGGCCGGCGGCGCTGCAGCCTGCGGGGCCTCTTGCCGCGCGTGCGGTGGCCACCCGGTCGGCCGCCAGCGCCACCTTCACCCTGCAGGCCGGCCGCCTGCTCGGCTACGGCGCCGCAGGCGCGCTGGCGGCCACCGCCATGCAGAGCCTGGCCTGGATCACCAGCCAGGCCACGGTGCTGCGTCCGGTGTGGACCCTGTTCCATGCGGGGCTGCTGGCCTGGGGCCTGATGCTGCTGGTGCTGGCGCGCCAGCCTGCCTGGGCTGACGGCGCGGGCCGCGCCCTGTGGGCGCGCGTGCAGCCGTTGACGCAGGCCCCCGGCGGCCTGCTGGCCACCGGAGCGCTGTGGGCGCTGATGCCCTGTGGCCTGCTGTACTCGGCCCTTCTGGTGGCCGCACTCAGTGGTGGCGCCCTGCAAGGGGCGCTGACCATGGCGATGTTTGCCGCAGGCAGCAGCCTGTCCATCGTGGCTGCGCCCTGGCTGCTGCTGAAGGTGCATCAGCGGGCCAATCACTGGCGCCAGGACTGGGGTACGCGCCTGGCCGGCCTGGCCCTGGTGGGCATTGCAGGCTGGGCGATCTGGATGGATTTGCTGCAGCGCGTGGGCGTCTGGTGCGAGTAG
- the hemN gene encoding oxygen-independent coproporphyrinogen III oxidase yields MNPVTPELLRRFDIAGPRYTSYPTADRFVEAFCAPDYRQALAQRGEGPAALAMPLSIYVHIPFCESLCYYCACNKIITRHHSRGAEYLRYLGREVDLHVAELGLGQPVSQLHLGGGTPTFLSDGELGELMAMLRRSFSLAPGGEYSIEVDPRTVDAKRLQALADMGFNRVSFGVQDFDPEVQKAVHRVQPAEQVFALMAQARTIGFESVNIDLIYGLPRQTPESFARTLRQVQQLRPDRIALYAYAHLPERFKPQRRIVPAELPGGAAKVDMLSQSLSAFISAGYVYVGMDHFALPGDALAVAKRQGRLHRNFQGYSTQPDCDLIGLGVSAIGRIGATYSQNAKTMEEYCDHLDQGRLPVVRGLALSRDDLARRAVIMALMCQGQVLFESIDMAWLIDFRSYFAAELEQLRSLAGQGLVTVDDAGIQVTASGWFFVRAVAMVFDRYLQADRNRAKFSRIL; encoded by the coding sequence ATGAATCCAGTCACGCCCGAGCTGCTGCGCCGGTTTGATATTGCCGGCCCCAGGTACACCTCCTACCCGACCGCGGACCGCTTTGTGGAAGCGTTTTGCGCTCCCGACTACCGCCAGGCGCTGGCCCAGCGCGGCGAGGGCCCGGCCGCGCTCGCCATGCCGCTGTCGATCTATGTGCACATCCCGTTCTGCGAGTCACTGTGCTACTACTGCGCCTGCAACAAGATCATCACCCGTCATCACAGCCGCGGGGCAGAGTACCTGCGTTACCTAGGCCGCGAAGTGGACCTGCATGTGGCCGAACTCGGCCTGGGCCAGCCGGTGTCGCAGCTCCATCTGGGAGGCGGCACGCCCACCTTCCTGTCAGACGGGGAACTGGGCGAACTGATGGCCATGCTGCGCCGCAGCTTCTCGCTCGCGCCGGGAGGCGAGTACTCCATCGAGGTGGACCCGCGCACCGTGGACGCCAAGCGGCTGCAGGCACTGGCCGACATGGGTTTCAACCGGGTGAGTTTTGGCGTGCAGGACTTTGACCCTGAAGTGCAGAAGGCGGTGCATCGTGTCCAGCCGGCCGAGCAGGTGTTTGCGCTGATGGCGCAGGCCCGGACCATTGGCTTTGAGTCGGTCAACATTGACCTGATCTATGGCCTGCCCAGGCAGACCCCGGAATCGTTTGCGCGCACGCTCAGGCAGGTGCAGCAATTGCGGCCTGACCGGATCGCCCTGTATGCCTACGCCCATCTTCCCGAGCGCTTCAAGCCACAGAGGCGGATCGTGCCGGCCGAGCTGCCGGGTGGCGCTGCCAAGGTGGACATGCTGTCCCAGTCCCTGTCGGCCTTCATCAGCGCCGGCTACGTTTACGTGGGCATGGACCACTTCGCATTGCCTGGCGACGCACTGGCCGTGGCCAAGCGCCAGGGCCGGCTGCACCGGAATTTTCAGGGCTACAGCACCCAGCCGGACTGTGACCTGATTGGCCTGGGCGTGTCGGCCATCGGCCGCATCGGCGCCACCTACAGCCAGAACGCCAAGACCATGGAGGAGTACTGCGACCATCTGGACCAGGGCCGCCTGCCCGTGGTTCGCGGCCTGGCGTTGAGCCGCGACGACCTGGCGCGCCGCGCGGTCATCATGGCGCTCATGTGCCAGGGGCAGGTGTTGTTCGAGTCGATCGACATGGCCTGGCTGATCGACTTTCGAAGCTACTTCGCCGCGGAGCTGGAGCAATTGCGTTCACTGGCCGGTCAGGGCCTGGTGACCGTGGATGACGCAGGCATCCAGGTGACCGCCAGCGGCTGGTTCTTTGTGCGTGCGGTGGCCATGGTGTTTGACCGCTACCTGCAGGCCGACCGCAACCGCGCAAAGTTCTCGCGGATTCTCTGA
- a CDS encoding helix-turn-helix domain-containing protein: protein MPDSTPVANVVPLHGAPHQAADAIRVACSSCNLRELCMPVGLSPEELRRIDAVVTTRRKVRRGGALFRQGDAFSALYAIRTGFFKTCVSAEDGRNQVTGFQMAGEILGLDGIVHDRHTCDAVALEDAEVCVMPFEHMGELSRDIDALQHHVHRVMSREIVREHGVMLLLGSMRAEERLAAFLLNLAQRLHARGFSSTELVLRMTREEIGSYLGLKLETVSRTFSRFVDDGLLEVRYRHIRILSGQGLKDIVNHPDCNR from the coding sequence ATGCCCGATTCCACGCCCGTTGCCAACGTCGTTCCCCTGCACGGCGCACCCCATCAAGCGGCTGACGCGATCCGGGTGGCGTGCTCGAGCTGCAATTTGCGCGAACTGTGCATGCCGGTCGGACTGAGCCCCGAGGAACTGCGGCGCATTGACGCGGTGGTCACCACACGGCGAAAGGTCCGGCGCGGTGGCGCGCTGTTTCGCCAAGGCGACGCCTTCAGCGCGCTGTACGCCATTCGCACCGGGTTTTTCAAGACCTGCGTGAGCGCGGAGGATGGCCGCAACCAGGTGACCGGCTTCCAGATGGCGGGCGAGATCCTTGGTCTGGACGGCATTGTCCATGACCGCCACACCTGCGACGCCGTGGCACTGGAGGACGCCGAAGTCTGCGTGATGCCCTTTGAACACATGGGGGAACTCTCGCGCGACATTGACGCGCTGCAGCACCATGTGCACCGCGTGATGAGCCGCGAGATCGTCCGGGAACACGGCGTGATGCTGCTTCTGGGCAGCATGCGGGCCGAGGAGCGGCTCGCCGCATTCCTGCTGAACCTCGCGCAACGCCTGCACGCGCGGGGATTTTCAAGCACCGAGCTGGTCCTGCGCATGACGCGCGAGGAAATCGGAAGCTACCTGGGCCTCAAGCTCGAAACCGTGAGCCGCACTTTCTCCCGTTTTGTCGACGACGGCTTGCTGGAGGTCCGGTATCGCCACATCCGCATCCTGAGCGGCCAGGGCCTGAAAGACATCGTCAACCACCCGGACTGCAACCGCTGA